AGTTCGTGTACAGCGACGGCGGGTCGCGCGCCCCCATCGCCGCCCACGCCTCGTCGCTGATGGCCGCTGTCGTCAGTCCCGGTGGCGCGCTGAAACACTTCTGGGAGCCGCCCAGACAGACGTCGATTCGCTCCGTCGGAACGGGGGTCCCGCCGAGCGACGAGACGGCGTCGACGACCGAGAGCACGCCGTAGTCGTCCAATGTGTCGAGCACCGGGTCGAGGTTCGCGAGCGTCCCCGTCGGGGTCTCGCAGTGAACCATCGTCGCCAGTTTGAACGGTTCGTCCATCTCCTCGCTCTTCTCGAGAACCGCCTCCACGGCGTCGACGTCGAGCGCTTCCGTGTGCTCGACCCCGACGAGGACAGGTTCGCCGCCGTACGACTCCACGAAGTCGGCGAAGCCGTCGCCGTAGAGACCGTTCGAGACGCACAGCACTCGGTCGCCGGGTTCGACCAGCGAGGCGATGGCCGCCTCCAGTCCCAGAATCCCCTCGCCGCCGGGAACGACGACGTCGTGGTCGGCGTCGTAAATCTCGGCGAGCTTCTCCGTGAGGTCTTCGTAGCGGAGGCGGAAACGCTCCTCCACGTCGGGATTCGGTTGCTCGCGGGCCATCGCGCGTCGAACGGGTTCGGGAACCGCAGTCGGACCGGGTGTGAGTAGCATACTCGTCTCTCCGCGCTGCGGAACTTTAGCCCGTCGGTGGCCGACGCGCCCCTCACCCGTTCGCTCCTCACAGTCCGATCCGTTCTGCGCCGTCGGCGACGGGAAGAAACATCACCCGTCCGTTCGGAGTGGTGGTCATGACTGGGAAGTTCACGCCCGACGATCTCGCAGCCTACGTCTTCTCTCGGGCGGGCGCGCCCAACGACGACCTGCTCGTCGGCCCGGCGTTCGGCGAGGACGCCGCCGCCGTGCGAGTCGGCGGCGAGACGCTCGTCGTCAGCACCGACCCCATCTCGCTGGCCGCCGAGCGGATCGGAACGCTCGGCGTCGCCATTGTTTCGAACGACGTGGCCGCCTGCGGCGGCGTCCCGGAGTGGCTCACCTGCACGATTCTGCTGCCGGACGACGACGCGGCGCTTCTCGACACTATCACCGCGCAACTCGACGCCGAAGCGGACCGCCTCGGCATCACCATCGTCGGCGGGCACACCGAGTCCGTCTCGGCGCTCTCGCGCCCGCTCCTGTCGCTCACCTGCGCGGGCACCGCCGACCGGTACGTCTCGACGAGCGGCGCGCGACCCGGCGACCGAATTCTGCTCACGAAAGCCGCCGGCGTCGAGGGAACGGCCGTCCTCGCGAGCGACTTTGCCGAGGAGTTCGGCGCACCCGCGGACCTCGTCGCCGACGCGACTGCGTTCTTCGACGACTTGAGCGTCATCCCCGACGCGGCGGCACTCACGCCGTTCGCGACGGCGATGCACGACCCGACCGAGGGCGGTGTCGTCGCCGGACTCACGGAGATGGCCGTCGCCGGCGACGCCGTGCTCTCGGTCGACCCGGACGACGTTCCGGTTCGCGCCGAGACGCGGCGACTCTGCGACGCCGCGGGAGTCGACCCGCTTCGAATTCTCGGATCGGGGGCGCTCGCGGCGACGGTCCCCGAGGACTGCGTTGACGAGGCGCTCGCTGCGCTCGACGATGCCGGCGTCGATGCGGCCGAAATCGGCATCGTCGAGCGCAGCGAGCGCCTCGCAGAGACGGACGCGGAGGCGGCCGGTCTCCGTCTCGGCGACGAGTTCTTCGCGTCGCCACCGGAGGACGAGATGTACGCGCTCTGGGAGTAGCAACCGTCGACCCCGGAGCCGGTCGACGCCGAGGCGAGTCAGAACTCCTCGGGTTCGTCCCACCGCTCGTCGGGATCGACCGGTTCGACGGCGCGGCGGATCTGTTCTTCCGTGTAGTCGATGTCGTCTAACACCATCGCGAGTCGCTGCCAGCGGGCGCTCAACTCGCTTTCGCCTTCGGGACCGACGCGCGCACCGCGCGTCTTGAAGAACTCCGTGCCGCGGCCGCGTTTCGAGCCTTCGCCGGTGTGCCCGTCGAAGACCGCGTCGAACTTTCCCCCGACGTCGAGATTGCCGACCACGAAGTCATGCGCCGGTTCTTCGCCGCGTTCTCGCGCTGCCGCGCGTTCCTCGGCGACTTTCCGGAAATACTCGTCGGCGTTCGACGCCTCCCGCGTCGACGGGGCGCGCGCGGCCGCCAGCGCGGCGTGAATCGCGCAGAGGCGACCCTTCCACGAGTCCATCGACCACCGGTCAGTCGCCAGTTCCTCGTAGCGCTGAATCGTCAGCGCCACCTCGTCGCCCGCGCGGAGGTCCTCGACGACGTAGAGGTTGAGTCGGTCCCAGAGGTTCCATCCGAACCCCGAGCGGGCGAGTTCCCACGCCGCCCACGCGGCAACCTCCTCGTCGGAGCGTCGGACGGCCTTCTGGAGCAGGCTCGACACGACGTACCGACTGTAGCCGCCGTCGGTCTCGTTTTCGGCCTTCTCCTCGCCGAAGTCGTTCTCGCCCGTCGCCTCCGGCGGCGTGTCAGCCCGCAGAGTCCCGTCGGACCCGAACGTCGCCTGTCTCTCGTCGGTCATGTTGAACCGACGGTACGGCGACGTAATCAACGCTCTGCACTCGGACTGCGGGCGTCGCGTCTCCGCCGTTCCTGTTCAGTAGCCCCCACCTGTAACCGCCGCCCGACCGCTACGCGCGTGACTATCGTTAAGTCGCTCCCGGCAGACTGTTCACGAGAACTGTGACCTCCGCCTCGTTTGTCGTCCCCGCGTCGCTGACCGACTCATCTGCGCTGGCCACCGACTCACTCGCGTCGGCGTTGCGTCGGCGATGACCGAGTCGAGTCCGAAACCGACGCTCCTGGCGTCCACCGAGACGCTCTGCGACGCCTACCGAGACGCCGCGGCGACGAGGCTCGGTGCTGGCGACCCCTCCATCGTCGACGCAGCGAAGACGTGGGTGGCGTTCGTCCGACACCACCACGGAAACGTCTTCGAGAGCGACGCCGCTCGCGTTGAGACCGCTGCCGCCGACGCCACTTATCTTGAACCCGCCGACACCGACGCATCTCACGCCGACGACTCTCTCGCTCCGACGGAGCGGGCCGTCTTTCTCGACGTCCTCGCCGCGGATTTCGCGGTCTCGCGCCTGAGACGGGCAGTCGAATCGGCGTTCGACGTCGATTGCTCGTCGCCCGATGCGCCGGACTGCGTCGACGTGGACGCCGACTTCGACCGGACGTTCGACGCGGTCCACCGGCGGATTCGCGGCGATTTCGGCGACGAGAACGCGGTACGACTCGCCCGGTTGGAATCGACGGACGCCGACGCGCTCATCTCGCTGGACGCCGCCGTCGTCGGCGAGCTGTACGAGCGGGTCGTCCCCCGCCGCGCTCGCCTCTCCCTCGGCGAGTATTACACGCCGCGCGGTCTCGCCGAACTCGCGCTTCCGGCCGACTGCGCCGACGAGACAGTGTTGGACCCGGCGTGCGGCGCCGGTATCTTCCTCGTCGCGGCCACCGACCGAAAGCGCGCGGCGCTCTCGGGTCTCGCGCCGCAGCGGGCGCTCGACCGAATCACCTCGACCGTCGTCGGCGTCGATCTCAACCCCGTCGCCGTCCGTTGCGCCCGACTCGCGTACCTCCTCGCGTTGGCGCCGCTACTGGCCGCCGCCGACTCGCCGACGGTCGAACTCCCCGTCCATCTGGGCGACTCGCTCGGCC
This genomic stretch from Haloprofundus salilacus harbors:
- a CDS encoding pyridoxal-phosphate-dependent aminotransferase family protein, producing the protein MLLTPGPTAVPEPVRRAMAREQPNPDVEERFRLRYEDLTEKLAEIYDADHDVVVPGGEGILGLEAAIASLVEPGDRVLCVSNGLYGDGFADFVESYGGEPVLVGVEHTEALDVDAVEAVLEKSEEMDEPFKLATMVHCETPTGTLANLDPVLDTLDDYGVLSVVDAVSSLGGTPVPTERIDVCLGGSQKCFSAPPGLTTAAISDEAWAAMGARDPPSLYTNFLPWRDVSDEFPYTHLAANVAALDAAVDLLLEEGLDAVYGRHVAAAEVCRERGADLGLELFADTARPSPTVTAFYVPGQATELQRRLADDHDVILSTGLADLADDVLRVGHMGYGADVEKVDRAMDALEAVLS
- a CDS encoding AIR synthase family protein, translating into MTGKFTPDDLAAYVFSRAGAPNDDLLVGPAFGEDAAAVRVGGETLVVSTDPISLAAERIGTLGVAIVSNDVAACGGVPEWLTCTILLPDDDAALLDTITAQLDAEADRLGITIVGGHTESVSALSRPLLSLTCAGTADRYVSTSGARPGDRILLTKAAGVEGTAVLASDFAEEFGAPADLVADATAFFDDLSVIPDAAALTPFATAMHDPTEGGVVAGLTEMAVAGDAVLSVDPDDVPVRAETRRLCDAAGVDPLRILGSGALAATVPEDCVDEALAALDDAGVDAAEIGIVERSERLAETDAEAAGLRLGDEFFASPPEDEMYALWE